A window from Candidatus Delongbacteria bacterium encodes these proteins:
- a CDS encoding CusA/CzcA family heavy metal efflux RND transporter yields the protein MKLNLWLLQHRLLMVLAALVLTAAGLVAWRNLPIDAFPDVTNIQVMILSQAPGLAATDVEDRISYPIEQVMRGLPRVTQVRSLSKAGLSQVVVIFEDGVDTYWTRQQVFERLAVAREQLPPGVEPELGPISTGLGEIYQYTLESDSLGAMELRTIQDWLVAPLLKPVPGVNEVNSFGGLVRQVQVLVDPDKLLTYGLTLDEVATALEANNANAGGGVVARGWEQVYLRGVGLLGGIGDVENVVLRARDGSPVRVQDIAEVVIGAESRQGAVTRDGHGEAVAGMIIMLKGANAKDVVSRVKESIGRIQETLPAGVRLNVFYDRTTLIQACIRTVQNALLEGGVFVILVLFLFLAEFRTALIVLLSLPLTFLISFIVMGWAGLSSNLMSLGGLAFSVGMVVDASIVVVENVRRHLAEALPETSIREVVARAVTEVARPVAFSVLIVAIILVPLYTLQGIEGKMFAPLASTMLIALLVSLVVAFTIIPALADLLLKKIPEREFGFTKRLHAGYLRLLARAIARPGLTLGLSGGALLASLALVPFIGTEFMPPLDEGAIAINVVRLPNASLEGSVAVATAIEKRLAAYPEVECVVSKTGRAEISEDPMGPEQTDVIIMLKPRGKWKTGRDKTELVAAIQTDLASIPGVRYSFSQPIALRVNELISGVKSDLAVKIFGPDLDVLKELADKAAAVLQQVEGASDVKVEQISGMLQLDVRIDRAAAARHGISMADINDTIELAVAGRQATTLIEEQRRIAVVLRYPAANRTTQAELERLLVAAPGGERVPLAQLATFELVETPTQVSRENGMRRVVAEANVRDRDLGSFVAEVQQRMQPLLKSLPTGYHLEYGGQFENQQRAMRQLALVVPVALLLILVLLYLALGSIGASLLVLLNLPFSLVGGILAVVLFRMPLSVSAAVAFIVLLGVAVQNGVVLVAFFRQLRADGESIEETVRIGCDLRFRPLLMTALTSFIGHLPMLYATGSGADIQRPLAVVVMGGLVTSTLLTLIVLPTLYLTAHRWRSARRARAAR from the coding sequence ATGAAGCTCAATCTTTGGCTGCTGCAGCACCGTCTGCTGATGGTGCTGGCGGCGCTCGTGTTGACGGCGGCAGGGCTGGTGGCTTGGCGCAACCTGCCCATCGACGCTTTTCCCGACGTCACCAACATCCAGGTGATGATCCTGAGCCAAGCGCCCGGTCTGGCCGCCACGGACGTGGAGGACCGGATCAGCTATCCCATCGAGCAGGTGATGCGCGGCCTGCCCCGGGTGACCCAGGTGCGCTCGCTCTCCAAGGCCGGCCTCTCGCAGGTCGTGGTGATTTTTGAAGACGGCGTGGACACCTATTGGACGCGTCAGCAGGTCTTCGAACGGCTGGCCGTGGCGCGCGAACAGCTGCCCCCCGGCGTGGAGCCCGAGCTGGGTCCCATCAGCACCGGACTGGGCGAGATCTACCAGTACACGCTGGAAAGCGACTCGCTGGGCGCCATGGAGCTGCGGACGATCCAGGACTGGCTGGTGGCGCCGCTGCTCAAGCCTGTTCCCGGCGTCAACGAGGTCAACAGTTTCGGCGGCCTGGTGCGCCAGGTGCAGGTGCTGGTGGATCCGGACAAGCTGCTCACCTACGGCCTGACCCTGGACGAAGTGGCCACCGCCCTTGAGGCGAACAACGCCAACGCCGGCGGCGGCGTGGTGGCCCGGGGTTGGGAGCAGGTCTACTTGCGCGGCGTGGGTCTGCTGGGTGGAATCGGCGACGTGGAGAACGTGGTGCTGCGCGCCCGGGACGGTTCGCCCGTGCGCGTGCAGGACATCGCCGAGGTGGTGATCGGTGCCGAGTCGCGCCAGGGGGCGGTGACCCGGGACGGCCACGGCGAGGCGGTGGCGGGCATGATCATCATGCTCAAGGGCGCCAACGCCAAGGACGTGGTCAGCCGGGTCAAGGAGAGCATCGGCCGGATCCAGGAGACGCTGCCCGCGGGCGTGCGCCTGAACGTGTTCTACGACCGCACGACGCTGATCCAGGCCTGCATCCGGACGGTGCAGAACGCCCTGCTGGAGGGCGGCGTCTTCGTGATCCTGGTACTCTTCCTGTTCCTGGCCGAGTTCCGCACGGCCCTGATCGTGCTGCTCTCACTGCCGTTGACCTTCCTGATCAGTTTCATCGTGATGGGCTGGGCGGGCCTGAGTTCCAACCTGATGAGCCTGGGCGGGCTGGCCTTCTCGGTGGGCATGGTGGTGGACGCCTCCATCGTGGTGGTGGAGAACGTAAGACGCCATTTGGCCGAAGCGCTGCCGGAGACGTCTATCCGGGAAGTGGTGGCGCGCGCCGTGACGGAAGTGGCGCGGCCCGTGGCCTTCTCCGTGCTGATCGTGGCCATCATCCTGGTGCCGCTCTACACGCTGCAGGGCATCGAGGGCAAGATGTTCGCGCCCCTGGCCAGCACCATGCTCATCGCCCTGCTGGTCTCGCTGGTGGTTGCCTTCACCATTATTCCGGCCCTCGCGGACTTGCTGCTGAAGAAAATCCCTGAGCGTGAGTTCGGCTTCACCAAGCGCCTGCACGCCGGCTACCTGCGTTTGCTGGCGCGGGCCATCGCGCGGCCGGGCCTGACCCTGGGCCTCTCCGGCGGCGCCTTGCTGGCCTCCCTGGCGCTGGTGCCGTTCATCGGCACCGAGTTCATGCCGCCGCTGGACGAGGGGGCCATCGCCATCAACGTGGTGCGCCTGCCCAATGCCTCACTGGAAGGTTCCGTGGCTGTGGCGACGGCCATCGAGAAGCGGCTGGCCGCCTACCCGGAAGTGGAGTGCGTGGTGAGCAAGACCGGCCGCGCGGAGATCTCCGAGGATCCGATGGGGCCGGAGCAGACCGACGTGATCATCATGCTCAAGCCGCGCGGCAAGTGGAAGACTGGCCGGGACAAGACCGAGCTGGTGGCGGCTATCCAGACGGACCTGGCGAGCATCCCAGGTGTGCGCTATTCGTTCTCCCAACCCATCGCCCTGCGCGTGAACGAACTGATCTCCGGAGTGAAAAGCGATCTGGCCGTGAAGATCTTCGGACCGGATCTGGATGTACTGAAGGAATTGGCGGACAAGGCGGCGGCCGTGCTGCAGCAGGTGGAAGGGGCCAGCGACGTCAAGGTGGAGCAGATCTCGGGCATGCTGCAGTTGGACGTACGGATCGACCGCGCGGCGGCGGCGCGCCACGGGATCAGCATGGCCGACATCAACGACACCATCGAGCTGGCCGTGGCCGGACGGCAGGCCACCACGCTGATCGAGGAGCAGCGGCGCATCGCTGTGGTGCTGCGCTATCCGGCGGCCAACCGGACCACCCAGGCGGAACTGGAGCGCCTGCTGGTGGCGGCGCCGGGCGGCGAACGTGTGCCCCTGGCACAGCTGGCCACTTTTGAGTTGGTGGAGACTCCCACCCAGGTCAGCCGGGAGAACGGCATGCGTCGTGTGGTGGCCGAGGCCAACGTGCGCGACCGTGACCTGGGCAGCTTCGTGGCCGAAGTCCAGCAGCGCATGCAACCGCTGCTGAAGTCATTGCCCACCGGCTATCATTTGGAGTACGGCGGCCAGTTCGAGAACCAGCAGCGCGCCATGCGCCAGCTGGCGCTGGTAGTCCCCGTGGCGCTCCTGTTGATCCTGGTCCTGCTCTACTTGGCGCTGGGCTCCATCGGGGCTTCGCTCCTGGTGTTGCTCAATCTGCCCTTCTCGCTGGTGGGCGGGATTCTGGCGGTGGTGCTGTTTCGCATGCCGCTCTCCGTCTCCGCCGCCGTGGCCTTCATCGTGCTGCTCGGCGTGGCCGTGCAGAACGGCGTGGTGCTGGTGGCCTTCTTCCGCCAGTTACGGGCGGATGGCGAGAGCATTGAGGAGACCGTCCGCATCGGCTGCGACCTGCGCTTCCGGCCACTGCTGATGACCGCGCTCACCAGTTTCATCGGCCACCTGCCCATGCTCTACGCCACGGGCTCCGGTGCGGACATCCAAAGGCCGCTGGCCGTGGTGGTGATGGGCGGACTGGTGACGTCCACACTGCTGACCTTGATCGTCCTGCCCACGCTGTACCTGACGGCGCACCGCTGGCGGAGCGCCCGCCGGGCGCGCGCCGCGCGCTGA
- a CDS encoding TolC family protein, producing the protein MQTPAVGPWRPLFWLLALLACGLPGNAPRAAEAGQDPGGTAGPADTLRLSWTDFQSNRARHPRLAEARAAIREAEGATRAARALPNPSWEARVLSVDPLGGGDPAREDEWSVSVPVDWLWTRPGAVKAARATKAQAEAEARLVEQAVQMEAGAVFWGLVRDQALVESLDELSHQLQDLRQAVETRVRVGEARPVEATRARVEALQAELEAAAALRSLALSREQFARWLPAGERRVPLAMAALETLVATPEPGAGGALPDHPLLQAARARVGAQRGALAVERGRILPKLELLASLERADDRRSTGAGLAVELPLFNWNRGPIQQAHARLDAAEAGLETERRRWADERAAALAACESSREEARAYREQILPQAEEAARVLTHSWRVGESNLFELIDARRTLAATRRQAILVYCQAQLDGLRLEILLEKETNK; encoded by the coding sequence ATGCAAACGCCGGCGGTTGGGCCGTGGCGGCCGCTGTTCTGGCTGCTGGCCCTGCTGGCCTGCGGACTGCCGGGGAACGCCCCCCGGGCCGCGGAAGCGGGACAGGATCCGGGCGGAACGGCCGGCCCGGCGGATACGCTGCGCCTGAGCTGGACCGACTTTCAATCGAATCGTGCGCGGCACCCGCGCCTGGCGGAGGCCCGGGCCGCGATCCGGGAGGCGGAGGGTGCGACCCGCGCGGCGCGCGCCCTGCCCAATCCCAGCTGGGAGGCACGCGTCCTGAGCGTGGATCCGCTGGGCGGAGGCGATCCCGCTCGCGAGGACGAGTGGTCTGTGAGCGTCCCCGTGGACTGGCTCTGGACCCGGCCCGGCGCCGTGAAGGCCGCCCGAGCGACAAAGGCCCAGGCGGAGGCCGAGGCCCGATTGGTGGAGCAGGCCGTGCAGATGGAAGCCGGCGCGGTCTTCTGGGGCCTGGTGCGCGACCAAGCCTTGGTGGAATCCCTGGATGAGCTGAGCCACCAGCTGCAGGACCTGCGGCAGGCGGTGGAGACCCGGGTGCGCGTAGGTGAAGCGCGGCCGGTGGAGGCGACCCGCGCCCGGGTGGAGGCCCTGCAGGCTGAGCTGGAGGCTGCGGCCGCCCTGCGCTCACTGGCCCTGAGCCGCGAGCAGTTCGCCCGCTGGCTGCCGGCGGGGGAGCGGCGCGTGCCGCTGGCGATGGCCGCGCTTGAGACATTGGTCGCCACCCCGGAGCCCGGGGCCGGTGGAGCCCTGCCGGACCATCCGCTGCTGCAGGCGGCCCGGGCCCGAGTCGGGGCCCAGCGCGGCGCCCTGGCCGTGGAACGCGGGCGGATCCTGCCCAAGCTCGAACTGCTGGCCAGCCTGGAGCGGGCCGATGACCGTCGCAGTACGGGGGCGGGCCTGGCCGTGGAGCTGCCCCTGTTCAACTGGAACCGCGGTCCGATCCAGCAGGCCCATGCGCGTCTGGACGCGGCGGAGGCGGGCCTGGAGACGGAGCGCCGCCGCTGGGCGGACGAGCGGGCGGCGGCCCTGGCGGCCTGCGAGTCGAGCCGGGAAGAGGCCCGCGCCTACCGGGAACAGATTCTACCCCAGGCCGAGGAGGCCGCCCGCGTGCTGACCCACAGTTGGCGGGTGGGGGAGTCCAACCTCTTCGAATTGATTGACGCCCGCCGCACCCTGGCGGCCACCCGCCGGCAGGCCATCCTGGTGTACTGCCAGGCCCAGCTGGACGGCTTGCGCCTCGAGATCCTGCTTGAGAAGGAGACGAACAAATGA
- a CDS encoding efflux RND transporter periplasmic adaptor subunit, translating to MKTRIISLNLALLALLALAQSCGKPAAEPAHEEVAVVEEDHEGHGHAAEGEAELSDLDRPVDELFAATCEHEMNTYKCAECRYEVGVVHTPPQLFQEGLLKLGKVERRVVDLPLTLMGEVVFDEGRVTHLSPVTAGIIRQVHVTLGQRVRRGQLLLELESAEAGEAQERQLEAEAQVARATRDFERASELRDQGINSEKEFLQARQEQESARIRLNTAQSRLASMGLSAQDPPGRVLVRAPEDGTVLTLHAVPGESVHPEESLVTVGDNRVLWVWCDLYERDIAGLLSGPQPARRPARVTVKAWPQESFTGSVEFISPSMDVASRTAKVRVAVQNKDQRLLAGMFAQVQVYLPGSENVQAVPAAAVCEDEGRSFVFVPHGADYFVRRPVVTGRAWADWVELVQPTDLSTVVADGVFLLKSDVLRSKMGAGCAD from the coding sequence ATGAAGACGCGTATCATCAGCCTGAATCTGGCCCTGTTGGCCTTGTTGGCCCTGGCCCAGTCCTGCGGCAAGCCCGCGGCCGAACCGGCCCACGAAGAAGTGGCGGTGGTGGAAGAGGATCACGAAGGCCACGGCCACGCCGCGGAGGGCGAGGCCGAACTCTCGGACCTGGACCGGCCCGTTGACGAGTTGTTCGCCGCCACCTGCGAACACGAGATGAACACCTACAAGTGCGCGGAGTGCCGCTACGAAGTGGGGGTGGTCCACACGCCGCCGCAGCTGTTCCAGGAGGGGCTGCTGAAACTGGGCAAGGTGGAGCGGCGGGTGGTGGACCTGCCCCTGACCCTGATGGGCGAAGTGGTCTTTGACGAGGGCCGGGTGACCCATTTGAGTCCCGTGACCGCGGGGATCATCCGCCAGGTGCACGTGACGCTGGGTCAGCGGGTCCGACGGGGCCAGCTGCTGCTGGAGCTGGAGAGCGCCGAGGCCGGTGAGGCCCAGGAGCGCCAGTTGGAGGCCGAGGCCCAGGTGGCGCGGGCCACGCGGGACTTCGAGCGGGCCAGCGAGCTGCGCGACCAGGGCATCAACTCGGAGAAGGAGTTCCTCCAGGCGCGACAAGAGCAGGAATCCGCCCGGATCCGCCTGAACACGGCCCAAAGCCGGTTGGCCTCGATGGGGCTCAGCGCCCAGGATCCCCCCGGGCGGGTGTTGGTCCGTGCGCCGGAGGACGGCACCGTGCTGACCTTGCACGCCGTGCCCGGCGAGAGCGTGCACCCGGAGGAATCCCTGGTCACGGTGGGCGACAACCGTGTTCTCTGGGTTTGGTGCGACCTCTACGAGCGGGACATCGCCGGATTGCTGAGCGGCCCGCAACCCGCGCGCCGGCCGGCCCGCGTCACGGTCAAGGCCTGGCCGCAAGAGAGCTTCACGGGCAGCGTCGAATTCATCAGTCCCTCCATGGACGTGGCGAGCCGCACGGCCAAAGTGCGCGTGGCGGTGCAGAACAAGGACCAGCGCCTGCTGGCGGGCATGTTCGCCCAGGTGCAGGTCTACCTGCCGGGCAGCGAGAACGTCCAGGCCGTGCCGGCCGCGGCGGTTTGCGAGGACGAGGGCCGGTCCTTCGTGTTCGTGCCCCACGGCGCGGACTACTTCGTGCGGCGCCCGGTGGTCACGGGCCGCGCCTGGGCGGACTGGGTCGAACTGGTCCAGCCCACCGACCTCTCCACCGTGGTGGCCGACGGCGTCTTCCTGCTGAAATCCGACGTGCTGCGCTCGAAAATGGGCGCCGGCTGCGCCGACTAG
- a CDS encoding nitroreductase family protein has translation MNAAAGDMNPVLEQIWAHRSIRAYRPEPLDDGLLDEVLEAGLRAASSGNMQTWSVIVTRDAERRRGLWELHLRQDMILQAPVVLAFCADFRRMSQWCRQRGAEPGYDNLLSFLVATGDVFLAAQTAVLAAESLGLGTCYMGTTLNAMDGLCGFYGLPPGVVPVTSVVLGWPAEDPAPRLRLPLAGLRHDERFREYTAEEIEATYRIRDVEGWARYLAFPELAARMGRDGIENLAQVYTRLKYRKPDFDEASRRILATLRRQGFMAQDE, from the coding sequence ATGAACGCCGCTGCCGGAGACATGAACCCGGTGCTGGAGCAGATCTGGGCGCATCGGTCGATCCGCGCCTATCGGCCTGAGCCGCTGGACGACGGGCTGTTGGACGAGGTGCTGGAGGCTGGCCTGCGCGCGGCCTCCAGCGGCAACATGCAGACCTGGTCGGTGATCGTGACCCGAGATGCCGAGCGCCGGCGCGGGCTCTGGGAATTACATCTCAGGCAGGACATGATCCTGCAGGCGCCGGTCGTCCTGGCCTTCTGCGCCGATTTCCGCCGCATGAGCCAGTGGTGCCGGCAGCGCGGGGCCGAGCCCGGCTACGACAACCTGCTCAGCTTCCTGGTGGCCACGGGCGACGTGTTCCTGGCCGCCCAGACCGCCGTGCTGGCCGCCGAGAGCCTGGGCTTGGGCACGTGCTACATGGGCACGACCCTGAACGCCATGGACGGACTCTGCGGATTCTACGGGCTGCCGCCGGGCGTGGTCCCCGTGACCAGTGTGGTGCTGGGCTGGCCGGCGGAGGATCCGGCGCCGCGCCTGCGTCTGCCGTTGGCGGGTCTGCGCCACGACGAGCGCTTCCGCGAGTACACGGCCGAGGAGATCGAGGCGACCTATCGGATCCGCGACGTTGAAGGCTGGGCGCGCTACCTGGCCTTCCCCGAGTTGGCGGCCCGGATGGGCCGGGACGGCATCGAGAACCTGGCCCAGGTGTACACCCGGCTCAAGTACCGCAAGCCGGACTTCGACGAAGCCTCCCGCCGCATCCTGGCCACGCTGCGGCGACAGGGCTTCATGGCGCAGGACGAATAG
- the fahA gene encoding fumarylacetoacetase, whose protein sequence is MTPLPLDEQRSFVDGAQETDFPIQNLPYGVFRPAPDGSLLGALPRVGVAIGDQVLDLAILEEAGLLDGVRMHGMRIFARDGLNALMAEGPAVWRALRARLTELLDERNPALRERQGVRDAALRPLSAVTLELPARIGDYTDFYASRQHATNVGVMFRGKENALLPNWLHLPVGYHGRASSVVLSGTPVRRPLGQTERPEGGAPQFGASRQLDIELEAGFFVGPGNALGEAVPLADARGQLFGMVLVNDWSARDIQKWEYQPLGPFLAKNFATTISPWVVPLEALEPFRCAGPEQDDPAPLPYLRQAGPRLWDVELEVWLRTARAAEPVRIAASNLRHLYWGPEQMLTHHTVTGCNLRPGDLLATGTISGPEKESYGSLLELSWRGSEPLQLPDGENRAFLEDGDTVVIRGRAQGQGWHIGFGEARGTILPARPLE, encoded by the coding sequence ATGACCCCGCTACCGCTGGATGAGCAGCGCTCCTTCGTGGACGGCGCTCAGGAGACGGACTTTCCGATCCAGAACCTGCCCTACGGCGTGTTCCGGCCGGCGCCGGACGGCAGCCTGCTGGGCGCCCTGCCCCGGGTGGGCGTGGCCATCGGCGACCAGGTGCTGGACCTGGCCATCCTTGAGGAGGCCGGCCTGCTGGACGGCGTGCGCATGCACGGGATGCGGATCTTCGCCCGGGACGGACTCAACGCGCTGATGGCCGAGGGCCCGGCGGTCTGGAGGGCGCTGCGGGCCCGACTGACGGAGCTGCTGGACGAGCGCAACCCCGCGCTGCGCGAACGTCAGGGTGTGCGGGATGCCGCCTTGCGCCCCCTGTCCGCCGTCACTCTGGAGCTGCCCGCGCGCATCGGCGACTACACCGACTTCTACGCCTCGCGCCAGCACGCCACCAACGTGGGCGTGATGTTCCGAGGCAAGGAAAACGCGCTGCTGCCCAACTGGCTGCACCTACCGGTGGGCTACCACGGCCGGGCCAGCTCCGTCGTGCTGAGCGGCACGCCCGTCCGCCGGCCCCTGGGACAAACCGAGCGGCCCGAGGGCGGCGCGCCGCAGTTCGGGGCCAGTCGCCAACTGGACATCGAGCTCGAGGCAGGCTTCTTCGTGGGGCCAGGCAACGCCCTGGGCGAGGCCGTACCCCTGGCGGACGCCCGTGGCCAGCTCTTCGGCATGGTGCTGGTGAACGACTGGTCTGCGCGCGACATCCAAAAGTGGGAGTACCAGCCGCTGGGCCCTTTCCTGGCCAAGAATTTCGCCACCACCATCTCGCCCTGGGTGGTGCCGCTGGAAGCGCTGGAGCCCTTCCGCTGCGCCGGTCCGGAGCAGGACGATCCGGCGCCGCTGCCCTACCTGCGCCAGGCCGGCCCGCGCCTCTGGGATGTGGAACTGGAGGTCTGGCTGCGCACAGCCCGGGCGGCGGAGCCCGTCCGGATCGCGGCCAGCAATCTGCGACACCTCTACTGGGGTCCGGAACAGATGCTGACGCATCACACGGTGACCGGCTGCAACCTGCGTCCGGGGGATCTGCTGGCCACGGGCACCATCTCCGGCCCGGAGAAGGAGTCCTACGGCAGCCTGCTGGAGCTGTCCTGGCGCGGCAGCGAGCCTTTGCAGCTGCCGGATGGCGAGAACCGCGCCTTCCTGGAGGACGGGGACACAGTCGTGATCCGCGGGCGTGCCCAGGGCCAGGGCTGGCACATCGGCTTCGGCGAGGCCCGGGGAACCATCCTGCCTGCCCGCCCGTTGGAGTGA